GGGCTTTCCAGGTGGAGATCTCCCCTTTGCGGGACTGCCGCGTGGCAGTGGTCGTGTGCAGTGCCTGGCCCACGGACTGGAAGATGGTTTCGACGTCGAGACCCAGCAGCGTACCGATCCCGGCCGCCGCGGACCGGGTGGTGATCTACATGCCGATGATCCCCGAAGCCGCCATCGCCATGCTGGCAACCGCCCGCCTGGGCGCCGTCCATTCCGTGGTCTTCGGCGGGTTTGCGCCCAAAGAGCTGGCCGCACGCATCCGGGACGCCGCGCCCGCGGTGGTGGTCACGGCATCGGGCGGCATCGAGCCGTCGCGCCGCGTTGAATACCTGCCGGCCGTTGCCGAGGCGCTCGAACTGGCCGGCCGCCCGGACACCCCGGTTCTGGTCAAGGGACGCGACGGCTTTGCAGCCAAGGTGACTGACTTCGACGGCTGGCTGGACCGGGACACCGAGTTGGCCACCGCCGCGCCGGCAGGACCGGTGGACGTCAAAGCCACTGATCCGCTCTACATCCTGTACACCTCGGGTACCACCGGGACACCCAAGGGGGTTGTCAGGGACAACGGAGGGCACGCCGTGGCGCTCGCCTGGACGATGGAAAACGTTTACGACGTCGGTCCAGGGGACGTGATGTGGACTGCCTCGGACGTCGGGTGGGTAGTGGGTCACTCCTACATCGTGTACGGCCCGCTGATAGCCGGAGCCACGACGGTCCTCTACGAGGGCAAGCCTGTAGGCACTCCGGATGCGGGTGCTTTCTGTTGGGTGGTCCAGGATCACGGGGTCAACGTCCTCTTCACAGCACCAACAGCTCTGCGGGCAATCAGGAAAGCCGATCCCGAGGCGGCGCTGCTGGCCGGATATGACACCTCGAGTCTGCGGACCCTCTTCGCCGCCGGCGAGCGGCGAGGCAGTTGCCTCCGGGGTGGAGGGGACATTGTGCTCGGGCTCCCTCTGCCGCCGGGTACCCTGACTACCCTGTGGCGGGATGACCACCGCTACGTGTCGTCATACCTGCAGGCATTCGACGGCGCCTACGCGACAGGCGACTCGGGGTATCAGGACGAGGAAGGGTACGTCTTTGTTATGGGTCGGACCGATGACATCATCAACGTCGCCGGCCACAGACTATCCACAGGATCCATGGAACAGGTCATCGGACAGCACCCCGCTGTTGCCGAATGCGCCGTCATCGGCGTCGCGGACCCGCTCAAGGGCCAGCGCGCCAGCGGCTACGTAGTGCTGAAATCCGGCGTTGAGATGGAGGCTCCGGTCTTGGTGCAGGAGCTGATTGCTCTGGTCCGGCGGGACATCGGGGCTGTTGCCGATTTCAAGAATGTCATGGTGGTGGATGCCCTGCCCAAGACCCGTTCAGGGAAGATCCTGCGAAAGACCATGCGACAGATTGCCGACGGCGACGAGTACGTCATTCCTTCCACCATCGAGGATCCGGAAGTCATCCATCAGCTGATCGGGAAGCTCCGGCCCACAGGCGATTGAAGCAGGGGATTGGTGACGGCGGTTTGAAGCCGGGGTTGAAACTCCCGGTCATGCGCGCGCCCACCGGTATTCGTTCTCCGGGCGCCCGGGAGCACCATAGCGTGCGGTGCGGGAAAGTGTGCCCGCATCCGCCAGATATTCGAGGTAGCGGCGTGCCGTCACCCGCGACATTCCCAGCGCTTCCATCACCTCCGTGGCTGAAACGGCGCCGTCCTGCTTCTTCATGAATTCCTGGACAGCCTCGAGCGTCGAGGGTGCCAGGCCCTTCGGGAGAGGCAATTCCGATGGCGCACGCAAGCTGGCAAACGCCTGGTCCACATCACTCTGCGAAGCCCGGGCCCCGGCCCTGGTGGTTCCGGATTCCGGCGAAGAGAGCTGTTGGCGGAACAGGCGGTAGCTCTCCAGCTTGTCCGCGAAGGTGGCATAGGTGAAGGGTTTGATGAGGTACTGGACCACCCCGATGGCAACCGCACTGCGGACAATGGCAAGCTCCCTGACCGCCGTGATGGCAATGATGTCGGCGAAAAGTCCGGATGACCGCATGCGCCGGGCAATGTCCAGTCCGTGGAGATCAGGCAGATTCATGTCCAGCAGCACCAGTTCCACGGCGTTCCCTGCGGCCGAGAACTCAGTGAGCAGCCGGAGAGCCGACTGGCCGTCCGGCGCTGTGCCGGCCAGCGAAAATCCCTCGAGCCTGCCCACGTACGCTGCATGGGCTGCCGAAGCCACCGGCTCATCCTCAACGACGAGTACGCGGATATCGGTCAATGTGGCTCCTCTGAAGGGCGGGGGGTTGCCGGGGGCAGGAGCACATGAAACCGGGCCCCGCCTGAGTTGGTAATGGTCATGGTGCCGCCGAGCCGCAGAACTGCCTGCCGGACCAGTGCCAGCCCGAGGCCCCGTCCGAAGCGGCCCGCCGACTTCGTGCTGAAACCATGCCGGAATATATCATCCACCGAGCTGGGGTCGATGCCCGGTCCTGAGTCCTGGACGGTGATTTCCAGGCCCGCGGTGCCCGAGTCCACCGTCAGGCCCACGCGTTTGGGGCCTGGGGCGTCCGCAGCGGCGTCGATGGCGTTGTCCAGCAGGTTGCCAAGAATAGTGACCAGATCCTGGACGGCCAGACCGTTCACGGCAGCCGATCCCGCGGCACTGATCACCAGTTCCACACCGCGTTCGTGGGCCTCCGCCGCCTTGCCCATGATGAGGGCGCTAAGCACGGGCTCCTCGACCGAGCTGATCATTTCATCAGTGAGCTGCTGGCTCAGCTCCAGATCCTTGGTGGCAAAATCCAGGGCGTCCTCGGTCTGGCCCAGCTCCATGAGCGAAACCATGGTGTGCAGCCGGTTCGCATGTTCATGGGTCTGGGCGCGGAGGGCATCGGACAGCGTGCGCATGGTTTCGAGCTCACTCCCGAGCGACTCGATTTCGGTGCGGTCACGGATCGTGGCCACGGTTCCGAACACGGCCGTGCGCTGCCGTCCCGCAGGCGAACCCGGACCCAAGGCAGGGCTCTGGTTCACCACAAGGATGCCGGAGCCCGTCAGATGTATTTCGTCGTGGGCCGTTCTGCCGGACTCAAAGAGCTCCTTGAGGCTTGCGGGCAGCGGAAGATCAGCGAGCAAAGGCATGCGGGCCGGATCGCCGTCGGCCCCGCGCGGAGCCAGCCCCAGCAGTTCGGCCGCCTGATCGTTGTACATCACCACCCTGCCCTTGGTGTCTATCAGGATGACACCTTCCCGGACCGAGTGTAGAACGGATTCGTAGTAGGCAAAGAGCTGGGCAAGCTGTTCCGGCCCCCAGCCGCGCGTGACGTTGCGAAGGTACCGGCCCAGAAGCCAGGATGCCACGGACCCGCCCACCAGCAGTGCGAGTGCAATTGCCAGGAGTGCCGGCAGCCTGCCCAGGAGCGCCACATCCACCGTCCGTACGGTGACTCCGGCGGACACGAGGGCTTTGACGTTGCCGCCGGGGTCTTTCACCGGCGCGATGGTGCGCACAGAGGGGCCAAGGGTGCCCACGGCGATCTCGGTGAAGACCTGGCCGTTCAGGGCCGCATCGATGGACCCGATGTATGGCTTCCCTAGTTCCTCGTCCCGTGGGTGGGTCCACCGGGTCCGGTCGGGCGCCATGATGGTGATGAAATCCGCGCCCGCGTCCGCGGTGACCTTCAGTGCGTAGGGCTGAAGCAATGCGGATGGGTCCGGTGCGGCGGCGGCCCCAAGCACCAGCGGATTGTCCGCCACCGCCGTGGCCACCGCTGCCATCCGGCGGCCGGCTTCGTCATAGGCATGATCCCGGGCATCAATGAAGGTGGCCGTGCCCACTATGGCGGTGAGTGCCAGCATAAACAGCAAATGGGCCACAAACAGCCTGCGGGCGATGCTCCAGCGGTGAATCATCAACACCTCCATGACCAATATGAACGCAACGGTGAGCCAAGTCACTGTGTACCCAATGATGGATATCACACCGGACCGACGTGAAGAGCCCAGAGACTGTGCCGCAGCGTCTTCCAGATTATCCATAAGGAGACACATCATGGCTTCTCAACGAGGAGAATCAGCCGCGCCTGCCAAGGCCGCCCGCAAGGGGCTGGACAAATCCCATTATCTTTACATCGCGGTCATCGTCGCCGTTGTCCTCGGTGCGGTGATCGGCCTGCTGTTCCCGGAAGTCGGCAAATCACTGAAACCCCTGGGCGACGGCTTTATCAAGCTCATCAAAATGATGATTGCACCGATCATCTTCTGCACCATTGTTCTGGGCATCGGTTCCATCGCCAAGGCAGCAACCGTGGGCAAAGTCGGCGGCCTGGCACTCGCCTACTTCATCGTTATGTCCACCTTCGCCCTGGCGATCGGCCTTGTGGTCGGCAACCTCATCCACCCGGGTGACGGGCTGAATCTGACGCCGTACGACCCCAACAAGAAGGCGGCCACCGACAGCACTGCAGACTTCCTGCTCGGCATCATTCCGGGCGATATCCCCGTGCTGCCCACTCTGCTCGCAGCCATTCTGGTGGGCTTCGCGCTGCAGAAAATGGGCCCGCAGGGCGCTCCGATCCTGAAGGCCATCGCCCATGGCCAGGGGCTTGTATTCCGCATCCTCATCATGATCATGTGGCTTGCGCCAGTGGGAGCCTTCGGCGCAATCGCTGCCGTGGTCGGCGCCACCGGCTTCCAAGCGATTGTCAGCATGTTTACCCTCATGATCGCCTTCTACATCACCTGTGCACTCTTCATCGTGGTCATCCTCGGCGGCATTCTCCAGGTGGTGGCGGGAGTCAACATCTTCAAACTGATGAAGTACCTGGCCCGGGAGTATCTGCTGATTTTCTCCACCTCGTCCTCCGAAGCAGCACTGCCGCGTCTCATCGCCAAGATGGAACACCTCGGCGTTTCCAAGCCTGTCGTCGGCGTCACCGTTCCCACCGGCTACTCCTTCAACCTGGACGGCACGGCCATCTACCTGACTATGGCATCGTTGTTCGTAGCGAATGCCATGGGCACTCCGCTTGACCTCGGTGCGCAGATTTCCCTTTTGATCTTCATGATCATCGCCTCCAAGGGTGCCGCCGGTGTTACCGGTGCAGGACTTGCCACCCTCGCCGCCGGCCTGCAGGCCCATGCGCCCCAGCTGCTTGGCGGTGTGGGCATGATTGTCGGAATCGACCGCTTTATGTCCGAGGCCCGTGCGCTCACCAACTTCACCGGCAACGCCGTCGCCACCGTCCTGATCGGTACCTGGGTCAAGGAGATCGACGGCGAACAGGTTGACCGCGTGCTGTCCGGTGCAGAACCGTTCGACGAGCTGACCATGGTTGCCGGTCACCACGGCGTGACGGAAGCAGCGGAGCCGGCAGTTCCCGTGAACGCCTGAATGAACGCCTGAGTAAACGCGCAGGCGAAAGCCTGAACAGCCACTGCTCTGCTCCAAGGACCGCCCGTGCAGGAATATCT
This genomic interval from Micrococcaceae bacterium Sec5.7 contains the following:
- a CDS encoding cation:dicarboxylase symporter family transporter, producing MASQRGESAAPAKAARKGLDKSHYLYIAVIVAVVLGAVIGLLFPEVGKSLKPLGDGFIKLIKMMIAPIIFCTIVLGIGSIAKAATVGKVGGLALAYFIVMSTFALAIGLVVGNLIHPGDGLNLTPYDPNKKAATDSTADFLLGIIPGDIPVLPTLLAAILVGFALQKMGPQGAPILKAIAHGQGLVFRILIMIMWLAPVGAFGAIAAVVGATGFQAIVSMFTLMIAFYITCALFIVVILGGILQVVAGVNIFKLMKYLAREYLLIFSTSSSEAALPRLIAKMEHLGVSKPVVGVTVPTGYSFNLDGTAIYLTMASLFVANAMGTPLDLGAQISLLIFMIIASKGAAGVTGAGLATLAAGLQAHAPQLLGGVGMIVGIDRFMSEARALTNFTGNAVATVLIGTWVKEIDGEQVDRVLSGAEPFDELTMVAGHHGVTEAAEPAVPVNA
- a CDS encoding sensor histidine kinase; this translates as MIHRWSIARRLFVAHLLFMLALTAIVGTATFIDARDHAYDEAGRRMAAVATAVADNPLVLGAAAAPDPSALLQPYALKVTADAGADFITIMAPDRTRWTHPRDEELGKPYIGSIDAALNGQVFTEIAVGTLGPSVRTIAPVKDPGGNVKALVSAGVTVRTVDVALLGRLPALLAIALALLVGGSVASWLLGRYLRNVTRGWGPEQLAQLFAYYESVLHSVREGVILIDTKGRVVMYNDQAAELLGLAPRGADGDPARMPLLADLPLPASLKELFESGRTAHDEIHLTGSGILVVNQSPALGPGSPAGRQRTAVFGTVATIRDRTEIESLGSELETMRTLSDALRAQTHEHANRLHTMVSLMELGQTEDALDFATKDLELSQQLTDEMISSVEEPVLSALIMGKAAEAHERGVELVISAAGSAAVNGLAVQDLVTILGNLLDNAIDAAADAPGPKRVGLTVDSGTAGLEITVQDSGPGIDPSSVDDIFRHGFSTKSAGRFGRGLGLALVRQAVLRLGGTMTITNSGGARFHVLLPPATPRPSEEPH
- a CDS encoding response regulator, which produces MTDIRVLVVEDEPVASAAHAAYVGRLEGFSLAGTAPDGQSALRLLTEFSAAGNAVELVLLDMNLPDLHGLDIARRMRSSGLFADIIAITAVRELAIVRSAVAIGVVQYLIKPFTYATFADKLESYRLFRQQLSSPESGTTRAGARASQSDVDQAFASLRAPSELPLPKGLAPSTLEAVQEFMKKQDGAVSATEVMEALGMSRVTARRYLEYLADAGTLSRTARYGAPGRPENEYRWARA
- a CDS encoding AMP-binding protein — translated: MVSTSRPSSVPIPAAADRVVIYMPMIPEAAIAMLATARLGAVHSVVFGGFAPKELAARIRDAAPAVVVTASGGIEPSRRVEYLPAVAEALELAGRPDTPVLVKGRDGFAAKVTDFDGWLDRDTELATAAPAGPVDVKATDPLYILYTSGTTGTPKGVVRDNGGHAVALAWTMENVYDVGPGDVMWTASDVGWVVGHSYIVYGPLIAGATTVLYEGKPVGTPDAGAFCWVVQDHGVNVLFTAPTALRAIRKADPEAALLAGYDTSSLRTLFAAGERRGSCLRGGGDIVLGLPLPPGTLTTLWRDDHRYVSSYLQAFDGAYATGDSGYQDEEGYVFVMGRTDDIINVAGHRLSTGSMEQVIGQHPAVAECAVIGVADPLKGQRASGYVVLKSGVEMEAPVLVQELIALVRRDIGAVADFKNVMVVDALPKTRSGKILRKTMRQIADGDEYVIPSTIEDPEVIHQLIGKLRPTGD